The proteins below come from a single Oxyura jamaicensis isolate SHBP4307 breed ruddy duck chromosome 1, BPBGC_Ojam_1.0, whole genome shotgun sequence genomic window:
- the BTLA gene encoding B- and T-lymphocyte attenuator yields MKSPVTLIKNILLYILLVMLAQRNYQVHGFDNSDCPVEIQVQRNSEYITNIGNSLIIYCPVRYCKERPFIQWCKIEVHGCVPLDDSKAEWNSTVFILKFFAIHQNDSGMYRCQAATGNFLSESNEIKVIVEEMPENIITASSESKF; encoded by the exons ATGAAGTCTCCAGTCACACTGATAAAAAATATCTTACTATACATCCTTCTAGTAATGCTGGCTCAAAGGAACTATCAAGTTCACG gaTTTGATAACAGTGATTGTCCGGTAGAAATTCAAGTACAAAGAAACTCTGAATACATCACTAATATTGGTAATTCCTTGATCATATACTGTCCAGTCCGTTACTGCAAGGAAAGGCCCTTCATCCAGTGGTGCAAGATAGAGGTGCATGGATGTGTGCCGCTGGATGACAGCAAAGCAGAATGGAATTCCACCgtttttattctgaagtttTTCGCCATTCACCAGAATGATAGCGGGATGTATCGCTGTCAAGCAGCAACGGGCAACTTTCTCAGCGAGAGCAACGAAATAAAGGTTATTGTTGAAG aaatgcctgAGAACATTATCACAGCTTCATCAGAAAGTAAGTTCTga